In the Diprion similis isolate iyDipSimi1 chromosome 2, iyDipSimi1.1, whole genome shotgun sequence genome, one interval contains:
- the LOC124415959 gene encoding F-box/LRR-repeat protein 3 isoform X2, translating into MSYLFCADRNAAGQVCCHWREASLDMRFVNEQVVSLTRGSSGDNLHVLMNILRHSTRPFYNFIFKDLELRKMEWFWEKFGPDMRSLILVNCDLGEKMLVAILKSCDNLQTLHVNACRECLMSGRLLDDENDVKVLSAKLLNLKELSLASNRYLSDALFNRLVNICPNLISLSLSGCQISFHSGLYKKFYPSNSTVLHVSESVLTFCNILTFLNRQAKHLKYLSFSSTLIDGTALATLCTIKDLKLESLKLQCCDQLTNVGIRSLTEHQTYLKVLDVSFCTRVTDASLVCICKNLANLEALNIRRCRAVTDHGVKQVRRLKHLKELDISECEQLTSECITNGLCAADWEDNEENENNENFVDFNYLGPTKHVTKSLPSEQKRINNNLEKLYANALNLDEKSILSIATSCPKLVLLDVGYCFNAITDSSIQMIFKELVLLRSLTLSRCDKVSDLGLTGMGAGNRENLEKTWAQSYIEVPEPQLRIRLGSRVEEEIWRDAKRKREVKKMCEDLSTLFDNDVCSGFSLARLKGLKELDLAGCNKITDVSLKYAFNFPELRFLDLSLCQQITHEGLDFLTRNNQAVEELHLSQCHNVTDMGISYIAKRLHRLKSLYLQGCSQLTDHSLDSIKIHCTALQFLDVKACRGMSIAGIESLLHLNIDYSRESEDLVQSKKPPPAPPMRR; encoded by the exons ATGTCGTATCTATTTTGTGCGGATCGAAATGCAGCGGGGCAGGTTTGCTGTCACTGGCGAGAAGCATCCCTTGACATGCGGTTTGTTAATGAACAAGTTGTCAGCCTGACTCGTGGCTCTTCGGGAGACAATTTGCATGTACTTATGAATATTCTCCGACACTCCACACGGCCATTCTACAACTTCATATTCAAAGATCTCGAGCTGAGGAAAATGGAATGGTTTTGGGAAAAGTTTGGACCGGACATGAGAAGCCTAATTCTG GTGAACTGTGATTTGGGAGAAAAAATGCTAGTTGCAATTCTGAAGAGCTGCGACAATCTGCAAACTCTACACGTCAATGCTTGCAGAGAGTGCCTGATGTCAGGACGACTTTTGGATGATGAAAATGACGTTAAAGTTCTCTCAGCAAAGTTGCTCAACTTGAAAGAATTGAGTCTAGCTTCTAACAGATACTTGAGCGACGCATTATTTAATAGACTAGTAAACATTTGTCCAAACTTGATATCGCTAAGTTTAAGTGGTTGCCAAATATCTTTCCACTCCGGCTTGTATAAAAAGTTTTATCCCAGCAATAGCACAGTTTTGCACGTGTCAGAATCTGTCTTAACATTTTGTAACATTTTAACTTTCCTAAACCGCCAAGCGAAACACTTGAAGTACCTTAGTTTCAGTTCTACGTTGATAGACGGTACAGCTTTGGCTACTTTATGTACCATAAAAGACTTGAAACTAGAATCCCTAAAACTACAGTGTTGTGACCAGTTGACAAACGTTGGTATTCGCTCCTTGACGGAACATCAGACATATTTAAAAGTTCTAGATGTAAGTTTTTGCACCAGAGTAACAGACGCCAGTTTAGTTtgcatttgcaaaaatttggcAAACTTGGAAGCGTTGAATATAAGAAGATGCAGAGCAGTCACAGACCATGGTGTCAAGCAAGTACGACGACTAAAACACCTCAAAGAGTTGGATATATCGGAATGTGAACAACTTACAAGCGAGTGTATTACGAATGGTCTATGTGCTGCTGATTGGGAAGAcaacgaagaaaatgaaaacaacgaGAACTTCGTAGACTTTAATTATCTAGGGCCAACTAAACATGTTACCAAGTCACTGCCCTCAGAACAGAAGAGGATAAATAACAATTTAGAAAAACTCTATGCTAACGCACTGAATttagatgaaaaatcaattcttagtATCGCGACAAGTTGTCCAAAATTGGTATTACTAGATGTTGGATATTGCTTCAATGCTATTACAGACAGTAGCATACAG atGATATTTAAAGAGTTAGTGCTTTTAAGATCGCTGACGTTAAGTCGCTGCGACAAAGTGAGTGACCTGGGTTTAACTGGAATGGGAGCTGGAAATCGAGAAAATTTAGAGAAAACCTGGGCTCAGAGTTATATAGAAGTTCCAGAGCCTCAACTTAGAATACGCCTAGGTTCAAGAGTAGAGGAGGAAATCTGGCGTGATGCTAAGCGGAAacgtgaagtaaaaaaaatgtgcgaaGACCTCTCCACGCTATTTGATAACGACGTATGTTCAGGATTTTCACTAGCTCGACTAAAAGGATTGAAAGAATTAGACTTGGCTGGATGCAATAAAATTACAGATGTCAGCCTAAAGTATGCTTTCAACTTCCCGGAACTCAGATTTCTAGATCTTAGCCTGTGCCAGCAA aTAACACACGAAGGATTGGATTTTCTGACCAGGAATAACCAAGCTGTGGAAGAATTGCATTTATCCCAATGTCATAATGTGACGGACATGGGAATTTCTTATATTGCTAAAAGACTGCATCGTTTGAAAAGTCTATATTTACAG GGATGTTCGCAGCTGACTGATCACAGCTTggattcgataaaaattcactgCACTGCGTTACAGTTCTTAGATGTTAAGGCTTGTCGCGGAATGTCGATCGCCGGCATAGAGAGTCTACTTCACTTAAACATCGATTATTCAAGAGAATCGGAAGACCTTGTGCAAAGTAAAAAACCACCACCTGCCCCACCTATGCGCAGATAA
- the LOC124415959 gene encoding F-box/LRR-repeat protein 3 isoform X1: protein MAITSDGVLEMTSSGSCDVTPHLPTEVLTHIMSYLFCADRNAAGQVCCHWREASLDMRFVNEQVVSLTRGSSGDNLHVLMNILRHSTRPFYNFIFKDLELRKMEWFWEKFGPDMRSLILVNCDLGEKMLVAILKSCDNLQTLHVNACRECLMSGRLLDDENDVKVLSAKLLNLKELSLASNRYLSDALFNRLVNICPNLISLSLSGCQISFHSGLYKKFYPSNSTVLHVSESVLTFCNILTFLNRQAKHLKYLSFSSTLIDGTALATLCTIKDLKLESLKLQCCDQLTNVGIRSLTEHQTYLKVLDVSFCTRVTDASLVCICKNLANLEALNIRRCRAVTDHGVKQVRRLKHLKELDISECEQLTSECITNGLCAADWEDNEENENNENFVDFNYLGPTKHVTKSLPSEQKRINNNLEKLYANALNLDEKSILSIATSCPKLVLLDVGYCFNAITDSSIQMIFKELVLLRSLTLSRCDKVSDLGLTGMGAGNRENLEKTWAQSYIEVPEPQLRIRLGSRVEEEIWRDAKRKREVKKMCEDLSTLFDNDVCSGFSLARLKGLKELDLAGCNKITDVSLKYAFNFPELRFLDLSLCQQITHEGLDFLTRNNQAVEELHLSQCHNVTDMGISYIAKRLHRLKSLYLQGCSQLTDHSLDSIKIHCTALQFLDVKACRGMSIAGIESLLHLNIDYSRESEDLVQSKKPPPAPPMRR from the exons ATGGCAATAACCAGCGACGGTGTGCTCGAAATGACCAGCTCAGGAAGCTGTGATGTAACACCTCATCTACCGACCGAG GTATTGACACATATTATGTCGTATCTATTTTGTGCGGATCGAAATGCAGCGGGGCAGGTTTGCTGTCACTGGCGAGAAGCATCCCTTGACATGCGGTTTGTTAATGAACAAGTTGTCAGCCTGACTCGTGGCTCTTCGGGAGACAATTTGCATGTACTTATGAATATTCTCCGACACTCCACACGGCCATTCTACAACTTCATATTCAAAGATCTCGAGCTGAGGAAAATGGAATGGTTTTGGGAAAAGTTTGGACCGGACATGAGAAGCCTAATTCTG GTGAACTGTGATTTGGGAGAAAAAATGCTAGTTGCAATTCTGAAGAGCTGCGACAATCTGCAAACTCTACACGTCAATGCTTGCAGAGAGTGCCTGATGTCAGGACGACTTTTGGATGATGAAAATGACGTTAAAGTTCTCTCAGCAAAGTTGCTCAACTTGAAAGAATTGAGTCTAGCTTCTAACAGATACTTGAGCGACGCATTATTTAATAGACTAGTAAACATTTGTCCAAACTTGATATCGCTAAGTTTAAGTGGTTGCCAAATATCTTTCCACTCCGGCTTGTATAAAAAGTTTTATCCCAGCAATAGCACAGTTTTGCACGTGTCAGAATCTGTCTTAACATTTTGTAACATTTTAACTTTCCTAAACCGCCAAGCGAAACACTTGAAGTACCTTAGTTTCAGTTCTACGTTGATAGACGGTACAGCTTTGGCTACTTTATGTACCATAAAAGACTTGAAACTAGAATCCCTAAAACTACAGTGTTGTGACCAGTTGACAAACGTTGGTATTCGCTCCTTGACGGAACATCAGACATATTTAAAAGTTCTAGATGTAAGTTTTTGCACCAGAGTAACAGACGCCAGTTTAGTTtgcatttgcaaaaatttggcAAACTTGGAAGCGTTGAATATAAGAAGATGCAGAGCAGTCACAGACCATGGTGTCAAGCAAGTACGACGACTAAAACACCTCAAAGAGTTGGATATATCGGAATGTGAACAACTTACAAGCGAGTGTATTACGAATGGTCTATGTGCTGCTGATTGGGAAGAcaacgaagaaaatgaaaacaacgaGAACTTCGTAGACTTTAATTATCTAGGGCCAACTAAACATGTTACCAAGTCACTGCCCTCAGAACAGAAGAGGATAAATAACAATTTAGAAAAACTCTATGCTAACGCACTGAATttagatgaaaaatcaattcttagtATCGCGACAAGTTGTCCAAAATTGGTATTACTAGATGTTGGATATTGCTTCAATGCTATTACAGACAGTAGCATACAG atGATATTTAAAGAGTTAGTGCTTTTAAGATCGCTGACGTTAAGTCGCTGCGACAAAGTGAGTGACCTGGGTTTAACTGGAATGGGAGCTGGAAATCGAGAAAATTTAGAGAAAACCTGGGCTCAGAGTTATATAGAAGTTCCAGAGCCTCAACTTAGAATACGCCTAGGTTCAAGAGTAGAGGAGGAAATCTGGCGTGATGCTAAGCGGAAacgtgaagtaaaaaaaatgtgcgaaGACCTCTCCACGCTATTTGATAACGACGTATGTTCAGGATTTTCACTAGCTCGACTAAAAGGATTGAAAGAATTAGACTTGGCTGGATGCAATAAAATTACAGATGTCAGCCTAAAGTATGCTTTCAACTTCCCGGAACTCAGATTTCTAGATCTTAGCCTGTGCCAGCAA aTAACACACGAAGGATTGGATTTTCTGACCAGGAATAACCAAGCTGTGGAAGAATTGCATTTATCCCAATGTCATAATGTGACGGACATGGGAATTTCTTATATTGCTAAAAGACTGCATCGTTTGAAAAGTCTATATTTACAG GGATGTTCGCAGCTGACTGATCACAGCTTggattcgataaaaattcactgCACTGCGTTACAGTTCTTAGATGTTAAGGCTTGTCGCGGAATGTCGATCGCCGGCATAGAGAGTCTACTTCACTTAAACATCGATTATTCAAGAGAATCGGAAGACCTTGTGCAAAGTAAAAAACCACCACCTGCCCCACCTATGCGCAGATAA